The window AACAATGATTCAGGAATTTGGCCTGTGAAGGCGTTTTGAGACAAGTCAAGAAAAGTAAGGTTGAGACATGTGGTTATGAAGTGTGGGAATTCCAAGGTGAGTTCATTGATACCAAGATCAAGGTGAGTTAGGAAAGGGAAAGTGGGAAATAGAGACCAGTCAGGAGTTTCAAAGTAATTGAAGCCCAAATCCAAGAAGCGCACCTTCTTCATATTGCCAATCTGATATGGGATTTCTCCAACCATCTGGTTCATGGAGAGGCTCAGGTATCGAAGCTCTGTCAAGCGCCCAATCTCTGGTGGAATGGCGCCGGTAAACTGATTGTCGGAGAGGTCCAAGAGAGTGAGGCTTGTGAGGTTGCCAAGAGCAGCTGGTACGGAACCGTGGAGATAATTCCCGTTGAGGCTGAAAGTGGTGAGATTCAGCAATGAAGTGAAATGGAACAGATCCAATGTCCCTGCAAGGCCTGCACCGTAGATATCAATCCCAGAGACAGATCCCTCGTCGTTGCAGCTAATGCCGATCCATCTGCAGTGGTTGCTGATGTTTTTGACGGACCAAGACTCGAGAGAAGCAGAAGATGATAGGCTGGATTTCCATCTCATCAAAGCCTCTGCTTCACTTGTGGCTGCTCCTGAAGGACACACATATAGACACAGTGTTAGGAGAAAAAGATATTTAAGGAAAAGGTATGCTGTTTTCATGGCTGATGTTTTTGTCTATCTACTCTGCTTCATTTGCCTATTTATATGCAAACTAAAGAGTAAAaactataaacaaaataaaaagttaagaCTAAAAAACACGGCAGAGTTTGGCGTGTTGATTGAATGGGAGACATCATTCTGTAcaggattttaatttgaatcacATATTCTTTTCCATGGAATAGTCAAGCTCTTATATTGGTGATATGACTAAAAGTTGTTTACATACAATGATtcaaatttgtgatttattcctatattacatttatattaagACCACATGAGGTCTAATACTACAAATACTTTATTAAAACcatttatagtttattttgaGAAGGCGTTAGGTGATAACTttataataacaaataaaCTTTTTGCTCACAATTTtcagattaaatttttttttaatgaatgtGATATGGTGAGTTAAAggaattttgtaaaaataatatttaatttctcgCGGAGTGAGGAAGTGAATATTTTGGGATTCGcaccaataatatttttggagCCCCGTGAGTTCTTTTAGTTTCGTATGAACTTGAAATACGAACCTTGAGTAAGTAATCAAATGGATGTGATGATGAATTATTGTAGTACTTGGCATAACACCAAGGGACTAATTATTGTTGATTGCGTGATGGAAAGTACGTACGTTGATTAAATAGTCATACTAGTGTAGtgtaatttgttttgtcgagagaaataatttcttcttgtgggaatttaattaaagtactATACGTAGTACTTAGTGTGTTTAAATCGAGGATTAATCTTGATAAATTTAGAACACCACCAAATATTAGTGTACTGCATTGGgcaaatttaatactccctttgtttcAAGATAAGCGAGCAcaaacttttcggcacaggaTTTAAGGAAATGGGGTTTTGTTAGAAAAGTGGAAAGGGAATAAAGTAAcataattaaagagaaaaagtaagacagagaataccaaaaatggtaaaaaggcACCACACTCcgctcacatatcatttaaaactaatatatacacgTGGacccatatttcactaacttttgtGTACCCacttttttaacatttttaaaactcgtgccagaaaaaaaatgagactcctattcgcggacggagggagtataatttgaaatattataatgcTATATGAACATGTACTAAATAATATGGATTTGATTCATGTAGGTGATATTCCAGAGGAGATTGGTCGtctaacaaatttaaaaagattagGCATGAgttccaacaaattaaaaggcTCATTGCCTGCAACTCTTTTCGGCATGACATCCTTGCAATATGTTGACTTTGCTTCCAATGAACTAAGTGGATCATTATCACCACAAATTGGAAACATGACATCCCTTCTCAGAATAGGCCTTGAATATAATAATCTAACCGGTATGAGCAAATCACTTGTTGATGCTTAATTTGAGCTAAGTTTATGATTTCTATCGTAATCCTATAGGTGAAATTCCAAAAGAGATCGGTCATCTTACTAATTTCGAGCGATTAAGCATGTGTTGCAACAACATTAGTGGTTCAGTGCCAAGAGAACTTGGGAACTTGAGAACTTGACAGCCATGGTTGGTGTATACCTTTCCTATAATGCTTTAAGTGGTACGACCCCAACCCTTCATGACTTACTTTATTGTAAAGTTTTATTGCTGTTGTTGCTACTAAAACTAGTTTAAGTCGTTCAATTTTGTGTCAACATGAATGCGTCACATTTTCCCATAATATGATACTCCTTCCATTCCTTATTAATAGAGCCACTTTTTTTAGtcagagtttaagaataatgtGTTAAACGGATGGtaaataaagtgagagagaataaagttaaAGAGAATGttacttttttccaaaaatagaaactcaaTTATCTTGGAACTTCTCAAGATAGAAAATTTACTCAATTAATATGGAAAGGTGGGAGTAACTACTACCATGTGTCATCCATCGGATCAATCAGGTATATTGATGTTAACTCggtataaatgaaaattaaagtttattagttataactaaatcATTATCTTGTCTCAAGGGGCCATTCCTATGTTTATAAAGCTTGCACAATGTTTTTTGTATATTCTCGCAGGTCCTATACCAAAAGAGATAGGTcgcatttttaatttatgggaGCTGCAGTTGCAACACAATATTCTAATAAATGGATCTATACCGAAGGAAATTGGGAACAAGACATCTCTTTCCTACTTACGGCTTTCCAATAATACATTAAGCggtatgatattttctctttcattgTTCCACAGAGTtatataaagtactccctccgtcccgcaaTAGTAGAGTCTTATTTAGTtttgacacgggttttaagaaatataaagaaaagtaggtTGAttaagttagtagaatatgagtctcacttatatatattagttttataataaaatgtgggtgAAATAAGTGGTGGAATGCGGGGcgtacttaccatttatggtaaaagtgaaataactcttattgtgggatgaatcgaaatgacaaaatatgactcttattgtgggcgGAGGAAGTAATACATTGTGTCATGTTTTACTGAACCCTAAACATACATATATTAGTGTCACAACTTCCATGTTTTAAGTAGCATGATTTCATGtctctttatatatttttggatacAAAGTTGTACTAACTCATTGGATGTTATGAttgtcatttcaaaatttgtacgAGTACGTAGGTACAATTCCAAAAGAAATTGGAAACCTGAAACACCTCATTGAGTTATGGCTTCAcgacaataatttaaatggtatcatactctctctctctctctcatatgTCAATATCTCATTCTTGATCCCtgttcaaaatcaattttcaggTCCAATACCTTCCGCCATTGGGAATATGTCAGAGCTGGATTATTTAGTGCTCCCTCATAACAAACTAATTGGAGAGATTCCATCATCCATTTGCGACTTGAGATTACTGACACTCCTCCATTTAGCAGACAATCATTTGGAAGGACAGATTCCAAAGTGCTTGGGAAACTTCAATAGTTCATTGTTGGCTCTTAATTTAGGTCAAAACCAAATCACAGCCCTTCAATCCACATTTGCAAAAGGTTGCAGTCTTCAGTCCCTTATTCTGTATGGCAATAAGTTGGAAGGAATAACACATTCCCTAATCAACTGCCAACGCCTGGAAAGCATTGATTTTGGTGATAATGAAATACGAGGTGCATTTCCTTTCTGGATGGAAGCATTCCCTCAACTTCGCGTCCTCGTCTTGAGGTCTAACAAGTTGAATGGTACTATGTTGGAGGCTTCAAAGACCGAGCATCCGTTTCCAAAGTTGCAAGTCTTGTATATATCAAGAAATGCATTTGTTGGCTATTTACCTGATAGATATTTCAAGAATTGTGAAGGTACAAGTCTTGTATATATCAAGAAATGCATTTGTTGGCTATTTACCCGATAGTTATTTCAAGAATTGTGAAGGTATGATAGATGCCAAGGATAATCTGACACGCGTTGGGAAGGATGGGCTCCAAACATATTTAGACTTAGGTGTCATTTTGAAGGGTTTGGATCAGGAATTGAAAAGATTGTTAGATACGTTTACAATGATTGACTTATCTTCCAATAGATTTTCCGGGAATATTCCAGTTTCCATTGGCAATCTTAATTCTCTTAGATACTTGAATTTGTCCAATAATACTCTCACGGGAGAGATTCCTGTGTCTCTTGGGAATATAAGTATTAGTAATACTCTCATTGGATATAGTAATAGTAAGATGAAGAGAAGAAATACAGCAAAAGCAACAATAAGGGGAAGGTGATTCAAGACAAACAATTGTGCTATTCTTGAGTTTCATTTGGAACACTAGCTGGTTGTGTCTATGATGTTTTGCAAATAATGCATCTTAAATTGTGCAATGTTGTATTTCTAAGTTAGGCTACTTTTGTTCATAAAATTGTACAAGCAACCCTTGCATGCAATCTGCACAGATGCtaaaaactcaaatatttCAATGCTCAAAATTGTTTTCTAATCGTATGTCTTAGACTTTGGACCAAAATATAACTCTGATATTTTGTTTCTCTTAAACAGAAATATCAGAAGTAATTGTTCAGAACTTGATGATGATTCTAACAATACTAGCCACTTCTGTTAAACTTTAATGTGGACTAATATGACTCACGTATTCTTGCCTTTTCATGCCCGTTTCACCTATATTCTTACTTCTTAGCACGTTCTAAACAAACTCATTAAACTCCTAAAAGTCATATAATTGGTCAAAAACTATAGGATTTAAATTGAGTAAACTTCAACTATCAAAACATGAGTTTATCAGGGGTCCTCTCCTTGTCTCCTACCACGCATACCACAATCACCATGTCTACATCTCTGATACCAAATGTTGCCTAGTCGCTCTAAATAATAACCGAACATATGAGGGAAACGAAGCCTAACACATACAAAATCTAAAGTTTCTAAATCttctatttaataaaaaatcaaaaaggaCCTCATTCAAACTAACAATAAAGCCTAGACAACAAAAATCCTATtacaaattgaaacaaaaagataaattcAATCTTATAAGAATTATATCCAACTTCAACTTCTAATTATAATTGGAAACAACTGCAAATATATTCAATCCCCACAAAATTCaactcaaaacaaataaaacaaccAAAACATACCACTCTCACTTGAAGCCTTCATCGTACATCTTCTCGAATTCGCGCGCAAGCGCAAACATTTCACACAAGGACGACGGCTTTCGCAAGTGTAGATCCCATCGAATAGCATCTTTGAAGCCCGATTCACATATGGAGACAAGGTGACTCTCCGATAGCGATGCACCCTTAATCTTGACCAAAAGCCTCTCGAACTCGTCCTGATATTCCATCACCATGTTGAGTTGCTGCAGCTTGCAGAGTATCCCAAAGTGATTGTCATGATATGTTGGATCAAACCTCTCTTTCACCGCCTCCATGAAACTAGGCCATGATTTCAgcaaattgtgtttttttcgGTAAATGAGCCAATCCAGCGCCGGCTGCTCGAAGAGTAGTCCGACAAAGTGTAGACGATGCTCTTCCGACATTCCGTAATAGTCGAAATACATGTCAACCTTGAAAGTCCATCCCCATGGATCGTCTCCGTTGAATTTCGGGGGATCGAGCTGAAGATAGGGTCGCTGCTCCGAATTGTTGGACTTTGAATTATCAGCATGAGCCATGGCTGAACAATTTTGATGAAGGGGAAGGTTAGGGTTTAAAACAATATGGAGTAATCTTTGTCATTGATGATATGAAGAACACTTAGACTACACCAGACTTTGTCGGGCATTTTGGCAAACGGTTGGAGTGCCTCTTATGATGTCAtgtgaaatatgataaatactGAAATGGTGACATGTtatgatcaaataaaaaataataaagatgtATTAAAGCACAAATGTTAAAGGGGAACAACCGTACATGGAGTTGGTGACCGGCGACGGCGGTTTGGTGGCGCAGATGAGGTCACAGCTTTTCTGATTTGTGTGTGTTAAGGCAGCATCTTATTCTCAGGAGTTGGGCTCACTTTTGGGCcagtttgttttgtttaaataattcagTTGGGCCTATTTTgttaagaagaagaaagaagttTTGGgcctttttatttgatttgagaCCCCTTTTGAGATTATGGccctttttttaatctttagaGTGGATCTTTGGACATTTTTGTCGATCTAAATTGAGATTTAAGATGGaataaactagaaaaattgaaattttgttatcTAAGTAGCGGATTTCAAACTTTATGGAATATATCAGATTTTAATATGGCTATTTacctttaaaaaaatggagtcCCCTCTGTATAAGTCAAATTGTATATATTGATCGTGACCCATTTGTAAACCTTGGCCGTTTAATAATGTCAAGAAAACATTACCTTCAAACATTTACTTTCCGCAATATAGGTGTCATGCCCCAATTGTTAGTTAGTCATCATGATTAACGACAATggaaaatattcaatcacaattCTTCCTTCCGTTCGCCATTTATAGTTCCATTTTGActtgacatgaattttaagaaattgtttaattttataaagtaaaatggaaaaatgagttaatgaaatgtgggctcaaattttatatactgaTTTTACAATAAGACGTGAGTAATTATTTGGTTGAGTGTGATCCACATACctaaaacattttttcactgacggaggaaataatatatttaaaactgATCCATAAGTAGataatatatcaggattaatCCAATTTCAATAActctaaaacaaataaaaacgaaataaaatccaaacgtactttgaataaaataacaagCCAATGATTAGTCCAATACCAAAGAAAGATAGAAAATGGAATAATAAATCAACTatgacaaaaatggaaaaatgaagaattgaAGGCCTCTGAGCTAAATAAGAATATAGGAAGCATAACCTCGTTAGACTCATTGCATATCATTCTTCGTGAATGTGCTTTAGCTAATTAGCTTTTAATAATCTTTTAGAAAGGAATTTTGTGGGGGTTTGATCTTTAAAATGGATCTTTGCTTAGAGATTTTGTGAAAGCGGTaaagatattattttctcataaatattttgttttattgagatCCTCATCTACTTGCTATTCCAATGAGTGAGGAAATTGAATTCGGGCTTTGGTGGAGCAAGGCAAGAAATTAAATGACGGATagcttcaaaattaattattttggatatattattttgttgttgttttgaAATCTAGAATCTTTACTACTCCTATAGTCCTATTATTTAAGATAAGCATTGTTGTTAATTTTCTTGAGCTTAATTCGGCAGTCTCGCATGCTTGGGGCAATTAATGTGTGATGTTTTGCAAATAatgcattttaaaatttgcaatgttgtggtgtgatcaattgctaactttcatAAGTTGCAACTCTGCCAATTCATCAACGccgtgtattaaaaatgttaacaagatgacattaaaatatcaacacataatgtcatattgacatttttattacattacattgatgagttattagagttagcaacttaaaaagTAAGCATTATAACACACCCCTATACctataatcattaaaatagtCCATGATGCCAATATGTTTATGCATTTgcatttttagattttattaaagaaatttgaattatatccatctttataattcaaataagaatagttttattttagtgCGGCCCTATATATATCATAGCTAAATCTCAAAATTACTGCAGCTGAAACTAACCCCAAACTATACAAAATTCATTTGAAACTTACTCTACGTTACATAATAATGATTTGCACAAACATGTCAACAAAGTAGGGTAAGAATTCATTAAAAAAGCTtcactcattttccattaacaCGTgaccttagagcatccacaatagatATAGGTCAtccataggccagccactctctctccctgccacgtcagcagcactaaaaatctgccacatcagatttaggacAGTCATAGGCCAgctgcaataaaaataattcaaaaaatactacatttacggaattaaaattacgattaaatttacgacacatatacaggaaaattaattcatttcattaaaaaaaagtacaaagattaaaaaaaatacatgatttttttttaaaaaaagggcttccacacacgagtcccgccactctctactcctcgtcgccgtcgccgccgccacccggggtatctgagcccacgtcggaaccccccaCCAGTGCCCTCGAGGCATTCAAATCCACCCAAatgttctcgagcatcgagtggaGAAACATCTTCTTCGTGGGGTCAGTTGCGGCCCTCCACTCTACGAAGGCCTTGTACATCCGTTCCTCCGTTTTTTGACACGAGAATAAGGTGTACTCGCGTGGGGGGTGCCGAGATGACCTCttggggcgataggggggatcctCCCCTCGTTGCCCGTTGTGCCCGCTTTTGTccaaccgggcgagggcgATGAGCAAAGGATGGAGAGGACGGAAACTCCTCCGCATCCGGGGGGAGGTCAtgggatccgccgctgctgccgctaTAGTCGCCGGAATAGTTCAGCCTCTACTTCTTCGACCACCCAGCGTCGCAccccgcccggaacttctcggagtccttcagcaACACATAACATTCCCAGAAGTggaactccttatacttccccggcaaggggaactgactctccgctatcctccgggcgtcctCCTCATTTTGCCCACTAGTGAGCtgacggagggcgttggcgtacaatcCCGAAAACGGCCGACCGCGGCCCTGATGCGCTGACAAACAcagattttgcatgtttttaagggctagatttgactcgttttaaatgtaaatcatgcaaattatgttcttaaattgcatatgttatacatttggtatttttaatgtgtttgttgataaatgatagaaaaaggtgcaaaaagACCAAGGTGCAACAGCCTCTGTTCGAGCCCTTTCTGCCAGCgagtttgaagtccaatcagtgctTAATTCATatcattctcttcttctttgaaAGTGCTTCGCGTGGACATCTcgcacgtctcaatcggagttctttggagaaagttatgactATTCTACGAACAttgcgcagtgcagtcaaaGCTGACGGAAATTAGGCGGAAATTCAAGGAAGGAATAAATTATTGCTCAAATCTCTCctattaattgaagaattcgaaaataatatcttttatatttcttggAGGATAATTTTTACCATTCCTAAACCCTTTTTCtagcctataaatacccaAACCTAATTCACAATCTCTATCTCAGAGCCTCCAATCCTTTTCCCTCTACACATTCCTCCACTCCATAATCCACACATAATtcatccatcttccattggagcggagctttgcagatccaggcaagagaagactggagattgaagattcaaccttgggttttatcaaattctttcatgtctagtacttttattgatttttactacttgtctatgagtagttaaatatcttttgtatggtttttggtgaagactattatgaacatgttttgatttattgaattgaactttttcctagctcttgtgattgttttgcttgttcttgtgcttttattgttcttttgtcTGGCCAACTTTAGAACTATGTCCGTTTAACTAGATTAATCGAGAGATAGCTAGTTTTATGTGGTAAAAGGAACGAGTACAACACATAGGTTTAtctgcactcgagagaggggacCCTTTGTGAGGGCTTGAGTCTTGGGAACTTAAGGAGTTAGAATCTAATctattagaaggagactttGATAGTTATAGTCTAATCTACTGGATAGGTACACTCGAGAGGGGGCTTATCTGATAATCGCGACTTTCCTAATAATCCTGGAGACACATAAAGGTAAAGGTTCTATGAGATTAATCATCACTAGGTTATATTAGTTGGATCCTAAAACTCTACATTCTTTAGCAtgttttgtattattttattttcttttatttatttttatttatgtctagtttataaaaccaaaaaccaaaaataatgcgtgtctctagatagtatgTGATGCTTAGTATATGGTAgtcagttgcaatcttattccatgtgttcgatatcccggtactgacctttagctatactagatctaccctgtaaacttgcaggtatttttagtgctaataaatagtgcatcatgCGCTCCCACCCtttccggcactcctccccgctgatgtccttcccgtgcgggcaGTTCCTCCTGTAGGCAGCTctaatcttcgcccacatgttggtcgcaaccagcggatcgtcgcacaccATCAACCACGCCTTGGCCACCCCTTATGCCTGTAAGAAAATATGAGGGGCACGCAGTATCCGGCTTGAATCATTAGTGTCAAGGGCTGAGCCTGTATGACTATATCAAAGTAGTGAAGGAGCCAATTGGACGCCCGGTGTTCAAAAACTAGTCCAACTTAGAGGTGGCCACGGTtcgaaaaccgccggttccggttcgtcGATATCGTGAACCGTAACCGGTCCGGATACCGGttatccggttccggtttaaccgccggttaccgccggttccggttccggttactaaccgccggtttttcaCCGGTTCTGTTCcggttcatttttttttttaaatcttagagttataacttttattgcaATTCTATAGTAAAATCCAAAGAGAATTGATAACGATaaagaattgcaattttattgatttgaaactttgaatgtaaatttctacaatacaatattacaattacaagttacaaaatacaacaatacaactatacacttgaatttaaaatttaaatacaaaattac is drawn from Salvia hispanica cultivar TCC Black 2014 chromosome 6, UniMelb_Shisp_WGS_1.0, whole genome shotgun sequence and contains these coding sequences:
- the LOC125195196 gene encoding receptor-like protein 33; the encoded protein is MSELDYLVLPHNKLIGEIPSSICDLRLLTLLHLADNHLEGQIPKCLGNFNSSLLALNLGQNQITALQSTFAKGCSLQSLILYGNKLEGITHSLINCQRLESIDFGDNEIRGAFPFWMEAFPQLRVLVLRSNKLNGTMLEASKTEHPFPKLQVLYISRNAFVGYLPDRYFKNCEGMIDAKDNLTRVGKDGLQTYLDLGVILKGLDQELKRLLDTFTMIDLSSNRFSGNIPVSIGNLNSLRYLNLSNNTLTGEIPVSLGNISISNTLIGYSNSKMKRRNTAKATIRGR
- the LOC125197429 gene encoding uncharacterized protein LOC125197429 isoform X1 — its product is MYAMAHADNSKSNNSEQRPYLQLDPPKFNGDDPWGWTFKVDMYFDYYGMSEEHRLHFVGLLFEQPALDWLIYRKKHNLLKSWPSFMEAVKERFDPTYHDNHFGILCKLQQLNMVMEYQDEFERLLVKIKGASLSESHLVSICESGFKDAIRWDLHLRKPSSLCEMFALAREFEKMYDEGFK
- the LOC125197429 gene encoding uncharacterized protein LOC125197429 isoform X2; this translates as MAHADNSKSNNSEQRPYLQLDPPKFNGDDPWGWTFKVDMYFDYYGMSEEHRLHFVGLLFEQPALDWLIYRKKHNLLKSWPSFMEAVKERFDPTYHDNHFGILCKLQQLNMVMEYQDEFERLLVKIKGASLSESHLVSICESGFKDAIRWDLHLRKPSSLCEMFALAREFEKMYDEGFK